A stretch of the Pedobacter sp. MC2016-14 genome encodes the following:
- the uvrA gene encoding excinuclease ABC subunit UvrA, with protein sequence MHSMENKGFVIVKGAREHNLKNVSLSIPRDAFVVFTGVSGSGKSSLAFGTLYAEAQRRYLESVSPYARRLFNQMAIPEVDEVEGLPPAIALQQQRGASNSRSSVGSVTTLSNLLRMLYSRAGDYPEGQEIIYAEGFSANTPEGACPQCHGIGRVYEVTEKSMVPDDSLTIRERAIAAWPTAWQGQNLRDILITLGYEVDTPWRKLPKKDRDWILFTDEQPVVPVYPRFTAEQVRKAIANKMQPDYMGTFTGAKKYVMQTFADSQSQLMKKRVSQFMLSALCPLCQGKKLRKQSLSVKFDGKDISQMHALSLDELHAVFQRHARADNEFNKTKEAAHPEKGMVTQRIAEDLVSRLETILDLGLGYLSLDRSTPSLSPGELQRLRLATQIRSNLFGVVYVLDEPSAGLHPADTQALLRALDKLKAAGNSLFLVEHEIDVIRHAEWIVDVGPGAGENGGQILYSGKPEGLKYIKNSQTKDYIYHQKNTINEHPRAPSAWLKLEGLNRNNLKNLSVEFPLGVLTSVTGISGSGKSTLVSQVLVTLVSAAIGQKSADTPDESSADLLQEQPGQMEGKITEGVNQIKRLVQVDQKPIGRTPRSNLATYTGLFDPIRKLFATTPAARKRKYDAGRFSFNVSKGRCPHCQGEGFVMVELLFLPSVYSPCPVCKGTRYNEETLEIEYNDKNIAEVLQMNVDQAWDFFSEDATLARGLNIVRQVGLGYLKLGQPATELSGGEAQRIKLATELQRNQQGKTLYIMDEPTTGLHPADVEKLMVQLNYLVDQGNTVILVEHDLSVIAASDWIMEIGPSAGAKGGKVVCSTAPRQFLTSGNTRTAPFLAAYLDPS encoded by the coding sequence ATGCATAGTATGGAAAACAAAGGTTTTGTAATTGTAAAAGGTGCCAGAGAACATAACCTGAAAAATGTAAGTTTAAGCATCCCAAGGGATGCTTTTGTAGTTTTTACCGGTGTATCAGGCTCCGGTAAATCTTCACTGGCCTTTGGGACGCTATATGCCGAGGCACAGCGGAGATACCTTGAATCCGTTTCCCCTTACGCCCGTCGTCTGTTCAATCAGATGGCCATTCCGGAGGTAGACGAAGTTGAAGGTCTGCCACCTGCGATTGCCCTCCAGCAGCAGCGGGGCGCATCCAATTCCAGGTCATCGGTTGGAAGTGTGACTACTTTGTCTAACCTGTTGCGAATGCTGTACTCGAGGGCAGGAGATTATCCAGAAGGCCAGGAGATCATCTATGCGGAGGGTTTTTCTGCAAACACTCCTGAAGGTGCATGCCCGCAGTGCCACGGTATTGGCCGGGTATACGAAGTAACAGAAAAATCAATGGTTCCCGATGATTCCCTGACGATCAGGGAAAGGGCAATTGCGGCATGGCCTACAGCCTGGCAGGGACAAAATCTCCGGGATATTCTGATTACCCTAGGCTATGAAGTGGATACACCATGGAGAAAACTACCTAAAAAAGACCGGGACTGGATCTTATTTACCGACGAACAACCCGTAGTCCCGGTATATCCTCGTTTTACCGCCGAACAGGTGAGAAAGGCCATTGCAAATAAAATGCAGCCAGACTACATGGGTACATTTACCGGCGCAAAAAAATACGTTATGCAAACCTTTGCCGATAGCCAGAGCCAGCTTATGAAAAAACGAGTGAGCCAGTTTATGCTCAGTGCGCTCTGCCCGCTGTGCCAGGGCAAAAAGCTCCGGAAACAATCACTAAGTGTAAAATTCGATGGTAAAGACATCAGCCAGATGCACGCTTTGTCTCTGGACGAGTTACATGCTGTATTCCAGAGGCATGCCAGAGCCGATAATGAGTTTAATAAAACTAAAGAAGCTGCGCATCCGGAGAAAGGCATGGTGACCCAGCGCATCGCTGAAGACCTGGTATCTAGACTGGAGACCATACTTGATCTCGGTTTGGGCTACCTGAGCCTTGATAGAAGTACACCCAGCCTTTCTCCGGGTGAACTTCAGCGTCTGCGGCTGGCTACGCAGATCCGGTCTAATTTATTCGGGGTTGTTTATGTCCTGGATGAACCATCCGCCGGATTGCACCCCGCGGATACCCAGGCTTTATTGAGAGCGCTTGATAAACTTAAGGCTGCTGGCAACTCACTATTTTTGGTGGAACATGAAATTGACGTGATCCGTCACGCTGAGTGGATTGTAGATGTGGGCCCTGGTGCGGGCGAAAATGGCGGACAAATCCTGTACAGCGGTAAGCCTGAGGGGCTCAAATACATCAAAAATTCCCAAACTAAAGACTATATCTACCATCAAAAAAATACTATTAATGAACATCCACGTGCGCCTTCAGCATGGCTAAAGCTGGAAGGTCTGAACCGCAATAACCTCAAGAACCTGAGTGTAGAATTTCCACTTGGTGTTTTGACCAGTGTAACCGGTATCTCCGGTTCCGGTAAAAGCACATTGGTCAGCCAGGTACTGGTGACATTGGTTTCGGCAGCAATAGGACAAAAATCTGCTGATACACCCGATGAAAGCAGCGCTGATCTATTGCAGGAGCAGCCGGGACAGATGGAAGGAAAAATCACCGAAGGGGTTAATCAGATCAAAAGACTGGTTCAAGTGGATCAAAAGCCGATAGGCAGGACACCACGATCTAATTTAGCGACCTATACCGGTCTGTTCGATCCCATACGAAAACTCTTTGCAACTACGCCAGCAGCCCGGAAGCGGAAATACGATGCAGGTCGTTTTAGTTTTAACGTTTCGAAAGGCCGCTGTCCACATTGTCAGGGGGAAGGCTTTGTTATGGTAGAATTGCTATTTTTACCAAGCGTGTACAGTCCCTGTCCGGTCTGTAAGGGAACACGGTATAATGAAGAAACCCTGGAAATTGAATATAACGATAAAAACATTGCCGAAGTCCTTCAGATGAATGTAGACCAGGCATGGGACTTTTTCAGCGAAGATGCCACACTTGCACGCGGGCTGAATATTGTCAGGCAGGTCGGATTGGGCTATTTAAAGCTGGGACAGCCTGCTACCGAACTTTCTGGTGGTGAAGCGCAGCGCATTAAACTGGCTACGGAGCTTCAGCGCAACCAGCAGGGTAAAACGCTTTACATTATGGACGAACCTACCACTGGCCTGCATCCGGCCGACGTAGAGAAACTGATGGTTCAGCTCAATTACCTGGTAGACCAAGGCAATACCGTTATTCTGGTAGAGCATGACCTTTCTGTGATCGCCGCCAGCGACTGGATTATGGAAATCGGCCCCTCGGCTGGAGCAAAGGGCGGCAAAGTGGTATGCAGTACGGCCCCCCGGCAGTTCCTTACATCTGGCAACACCCGTACGGCGCCTTTTCTCGCTGCTTACCTGGATCCATCTTAG
- a CDS encoding DUF3253 domain-containing protein, protein MKQEKHTGALIVDLSAAILTVATQRGAEKSTCPSEIARMLFPNDWRKHMTEVVHAALALHQQNKVSITQKGKVIDVKHIKEPIRIKIV, encoded by the coding sequence ATGAAACAAGAAAAACACACAGGCGCTTTGATTGTAGATTTATCAGCAGCAATTCTAACAGTTGCAACCCAGCGGGGTGCTGAAAAAAGTACTTGCCCCTCTGAAATTGCCCGCATGTTATTTCCTAATGACTGGCGAAAACATATGACGGAGGTGGTTCATGCTGCTTTAGCCCTACATCAACAAAATAAGGTAAGCATCACCCAAAAGGGAAAGGTCATAGATGTAAAGCATATTAAGGAACCTATCCGTATAAAGATTGTTTAG
- a CDS encoding preprotein translocase subunit SecD: protein MTSTSAQQQNPKDSRYKKYAGRYGNSSGIVLFEDGTYLLYGYATLVFGTYRFEKDQLLFSADRQELFEVFAHHNPSLKTGARINFIGFERGSKTYAQLANDSIRPVFNENANCFDAPFVYLKSGKLAEFTLAALPPEFHRSTSSVNTSFSYVNNAGYNDFIFVHNATKREYEDFVAIIVATEKGEVIKLSNYGGEKGYLKQKQDKGEQQWKEVLDLKSQYEQEKRFNKDVIYANQHYNTFPKPETARYVYDKKENLYTALEAKENKSRYMQDQYNDPSYLRQYQKLAPKSKSEFKIDVTHLAKSLFFTVCGEGAELSYKYNGFIEYKIQHEQIPVVLPPVKP from the coding sequence ATGACTTCAACATCCGCACAGCAACAAAATCCGAAAGATTCCAGGTATAAAAAATATGCTGGTCGTTATGGTAACAGTTCAGGTATTGTGCTTTTTGAAGACGGTACTTATCTATTGTATGGATATGCTACCTTGGTTTTTGGTACCTATCGTTTCGAAAAAGACCAACTGCTTTTCTCTGCTGATCGTCAGGAACTGTTTGAGGTTTTTGCGCACCATAACCCTTCTCTAAAAACAGGTGCCAGAATTAACTTCATTGGTTTTGAGCGTGGAAGTAAAACATATGCACAGCTAGCCAATGACAGCATAAGGCCTGTGTTTAATGAAAACGCCAACTGTTTTGATGCTCCCTTTGTATACCTTAAATCTGGAAAACTAGCCGAATTTACATTAGCTGCTCTTCCCCCTGAATTCCACAGGTCAACTTCTTCAGTCAACACTTCTTTTTCTTACGTAAATAACGCAGGTTATAACGACTTTATCTTTGTGCATAATGCCACCAAAAGAGAGTATGAAGACTTTGTGGCCATCATTGTTGCTACTGAAAAAGGAGAAGTCATCAAACTCTCCAACTATGGGGGTGAAAAGGGCTATCTTAAGCAAAAACAAGATAAGGGAGAGCAGCAGTGGAAGGAAGTCCTGGATCTGAAAAGCCAGTATGAACAGGAAAAAAGGTTTAATAAGGATGTTATTTATGCAAATCAGCATTATAACACTTTTCCTAAACCAGAAACAGCCAGGTATGTGTATGATAAAAAAGAAAATCTTTACACTGCGTTGGAAGCAAAGGAAAACAAGAGTCGCTACATGCAAGACCAATACAATGACCCAAGCTACTTGCGTCAATACCAGAAGTTGGCCCCAAAGTCAAAGAGCGAATTCAAAATTGATGTTACACATCTGGCTAAAAGCCTATTTTTCACGGTATGCGGTGAAGGAGCAGAGCTATCCTACAAGTACAATGGCTTTATCGAATATAAAATTCAACATGAGCAAATACCTGTTGTTTTACCACCAGTAAAACCTTAA
- a CDS encoding exonuclease domain-containing protein: MLYAVVDIETTGGYPAGNGITEISILIHNGNEVTDSFETLINPGQWIPKHIEALTGIDNEMVADAPAFSDVAEKIYHLLYDKIFVAHNVNFDFSFIRHQLALCGYELQCKKLCTVRLSRKLLPGHLSYSLGKLCTSLGIEINNRHRAGGDAAATAILLTMLLTADDTGIITQALNRGSKEQALPPNLPKSAIERLPQSPGVYYFKDHKGDVIYVGKAKNLKKRVCSHFTGNNTSRQRQDFLKNIYHVDFEICGTELMAFILEAAEIKRLWPENNRAMKRPEQKYCLFSFADQKGYMRLGIEKHKPFITPLFSFNSILDGHNLLRKLIKDHKLCERLCFIQKNRSACTGHESGHCSGACIGEESSAAYNVRVKFAIKDLKSMLPSFALIDEGRNSEEQSCLWVQEGKFCGMGYISHYSDVNDLPGLKSVIQPYPSNDYILNLIMTYADAHPEKKLSI; encoded by the coding sequence ATGTTGTATGCTGTTGTAGATATAGAAACCACCGGTGGATATCCCGCTGGAAATGGGATTACAGAAATTTCCATACTGATCCATAATGGAAATGAAGTAACAGACTCTTTTGAAACACTCATCAACCCGGGCCAGTGGATTCCAAAACACATCGAAGCGCTCACAGGTATTGACAATGAGATGGTTGCTGATGCACCTGCTTTTAGCGATGTAGCTGAAAAAATATACCATCTTTTATATGACAAAATATTTGTAGCACACAATGTTAATTTCGACTTTTCCTTTATCAGGCACCAGCTGGCTTTATGTGGTTATGAATTACAATGCAAAAAATTATGTACCGTAAGGTTAAGCCGTAAACTTTTACCAGGTCATTTATCATACAGTCTGGGTAAACTCTGTACCTCACTAGGCATCGAAATCAACAACAGGCACAGGGCTGGCGGCGATGCGGCAGCAACTGCCATTCTATTGACCATGCTTTTGACAGCAGACGATACCGGTATCATTACACAAGCCTTAAACCGTGGTTCAAAGGAACAGGCCCTTCCCCCAAATCTTCCTAAATCTGCAATAGAACGATTGCCTCAAAGCCCTGGTGTCTACTATTTTAAAGACCATAAAGGGGATGTGATCTATGTAGGAAAAGCCAAAAACCTTAAGAAGAGGGTTTGCTCTCATTTTACCGGCAACAATACCAGCAGACAACGACAAGATTTTCTGAAAAACATTTACCATGTAGATTTTGAAATCTGCGGTACTGAACTCATGGCCTTTATACTGGAAGCAGCAGAAATTAAACGCCTTTGGCCGGAAAACAACAGGGCCATGAAACGCCCCGAGCAAAAATATTGTCTTTTCTCTTTTGCCGATCAAAAAGGTTATATGCGCCTTGGGATTGAGAAACACAAACCATTCATTACACCTTTATTTAGTTTTAACAGCATCCTGGACGGACATAATTTATTAAGGAAACTGATCAAAGATCATAAACTTTGTGAACGGTTGTGTTTCATTCAGAAAAACAGATCGGCCTGTACAGGGCACGAATCTGGTCACTGTAGTGGTGCTTGTATTGGCGAAGAATCTTCCGCCGCATACAACGTTCGTGTTAAATTTGCCATAAAAGATCTTAAATCAATGCTGCCTTCTTTTGCATTGATTGATGAAGGCCGAAATAGTGAAGAACAAAGCTGTTTATGGGTTCAGGAAGGGAAATTCTGCGGCATGGGGTATATCTCGCACTATAGTGATGTAAATGACCTCCCGGGCTTAAAATCGGTTATACAGCCCTACCCCTCTAATGATTATATCCTAAACCTCATTATGACTTACGCCGATGCTCATCCGGAAAAGAAACTGAGTATTTAG
- a CDS encoding PleD family two-component system response regulator, with protein MKPKKIFAVDDDNDILEVIKIILEDEGYEVDTLNTGEGVMDRIDEIKPDLILLDVMLGGMDGRDICKSIKGHSIFKNIPVIMISASHNLQSLLQFPGSPNDFLPKPFDIDNLVKMVGVQLAV; from the coding sequence ATGAAGCCTAAAAAAATATTTGCTGTAGACGATGATAACGACATTCTAGAGGTCATCAAAATAATTCTTGAAGACGAAGGTTATGAAGTGGACACATTAAATACAGGAGAGGGGGTGATGGACCGCATAGATGAAATTAAGCCAGATTTAATTTTACTGGATGTAATGCTGGGCGGAATGGACGGAAGGGACATTTGTAAGTCTATTAAAGGCCATTCAATTTTTAAAAATATCCCTGTGATCATGATTTCCGCAAGTCATAATTTACAAAGCTTGCTTCAGTTCCCGGGCTCACCTAATGATTTTTTACCTAAACCATTTGACATTGATAACCTGGTAAAAATGGTAGGGGTTCAATTGGCCGTCTGA
- a CDS encoding nucleoside recognition domain-containing protein, translating to MALSRIWSAFIIVAILVAAIKCFFFGQSDIFNWMVVGKSGDEGNPLKVDGVIETCWTAVNICLKLVGIMALFMGFMSIAEKAGGIRMLSKIIGPFFSKLFPEVPKGHPATGHMVMNFSANLLGLDNAATPFGLKAMESLQELNPNKDTASNAQIMFLCLHASGLTLIPVSIIAVRASLNSANPTEIFIPCMIATFVATVAAMLIVSFKQRINILQPVILSWILGLSAVIAAMVLYLTSLSSTGLQSFSGILSNGILLLIFLLIVLGGLYKNVNIFDAFIEGAKGGFDTAVRIIPYLVGMLVAISLLRTSGTFDLVINGMKSVCAFLGADTRFIDGIPTALIKPLSGGGARGMMIDTMTVHGPDSFAGRLSSILQGSSDTTFYVIAVYFGAVNIKNTRYAVGAMLLADLVGVCTAIGLCYLFFG from the coding sequence ATGGCATTAAGCAGAATCTGGTCTGCATTTATTATCGTTGCAATACTAGTTGCGGCAATTAAATGCTTCTTTTTTGGACAGTCTGATATTTTTAACTGGATGGTTGTTGGAAAATCCGGAGATGAAGGTAACCCCTTAAAAGTTGACGGCGTAATCGAAACTTGCTGGACAGCAGTAAACATTTGTTTAAAGCTTGTTGGGATCATGGCTTTGTTTATGGGCTTTATGAGTATTGCAGAAAAAGCTGGTGGCATTCGTATGCTGTCAAAAATTATCGGCCCGTTTTTTTCTAAGTTGTTTCCGGAGGTTCCAAAAGGACATCCTGCAACGGGACATATGGTCATGAATTTTTCTGCTAATCTTTTGGGTTTAGACAATGCGGCTACACCATTCGGCTTAAAAGCAATGGAAAGTCTTCAGGAACTAAATCCCAATAAGGATACGGCCTCCAATGCGCAGATTATGTTTCTATGCCTCCATGCCTCAGGACTGACCCTAATTCCAGTGAGCATTATAGCAGTACGTGCGTCATTAAACTCGGCCAACCCAACCGAGATATTTATCCCATGTATGATTGCCACCTTCGTAGCCACCGTTGCGGCTATGCTCATTGTATCTTTTAAACAGAGGATCAACATTCTTCAGCCTGTTATCTTATCCTGGATACTAGGCTTATCCGCAGTTATTGCAGCAATGGTTTTATACCTTACCAGTCTAAGCAGTACTGGTCTTCAGTCCTTTTCCGGAATATTGAGCAACGGTATTTTACTGCTCATCTTTCTTTTGATTGTACTTGGCGGACTTTACAAAAACGTAAATATATTCGATGCTTTTATTGAAGGTGCTAAAGGTGGATTTGATACTGCCGTTCGGATCATCCCTTATTTGGTTGGGATGCTTGTTGCCATCAGTTTACTTAGAACGAGTGGCACATTTGATCTTGTGATTAACGGGATGAAAAGTGTTTGCGCTTTTCTGGGTGCCGACACCAGATTTATAGATGGAATACCAACCGCATTGATTAAGCCATTAAGTGGCGGAGGTGCAAGGGGGATGATGATAGATACGATGACTGTACATGGTCCGGATTCGTTTGCAGGACGTTTGTCTAGTATTCTGCAGGGATCATCAGATACTACTTTTTATGTTATAGCCGTGTATTTCGGAGCGGTAAATATCAAAAATACAAGATATGCCGTAGGCGCTATGCTCCTGGCAGATCTTGTAGGCGTTTGCACTGCCATAGGCTTGTGCTATTTATTCTTCGGCTAG